The region CTCATCTCTTCCCTATTCCTTGAGAAGCCATTTTCGTGTTCTTAGAGTGAAAGAATGACAGGCCCTGACTGAAAACGGCGCATTCCTGGAACAGGGTGAGTTTCAACAATCTTTCCGGATTGTCAGCTGTGCTTTGTGGACTTCGACTTCAAAATATTGGCATGGCTGACTCCGGCAAGATGCTTAAGAAACTCAAAAAGGCAGCAGAACATTGTCGCGATTGCGATTTGTATAAATATGCTACTCAGGTTGTTTTCGGAAACGGGAATCCAAAAGCCTCTTTGATCATCGTCGGCGAACAACCGGGCAATGAAGAGGACTTGCAAGGAGAACCCTTTGTGGGACCCGCTGGCGGAGTCTTAAGGAAGTGTTTAGAAGCGGCTGGAATTGATATATCCAGTGTCTATCTGACCAATGCCGTTAAACATTTTAAATTCAAAACTGCAGGCACCGGAAAAAGACGAATCCACGACAAACCCAACACGGCTCAAATCAAAGCGTGTCATCACTGGTTGCAAGATGAAATAATGACGATTCATCCGCAAATCATATTGGCACTGGGAGTGACAGCTGGTCGCAGTGTCTTGGGAAGAAATCCAACGATTTCCCAAGAACGCGGTAAGGATTTGAATGAAGCGGATCAGGGCCCATCAATTTACGTAAGTTGGCATCCCTCCGCCATATTACGAAGTCCCGACCGAGAAAAATCGGATCAGCTCCGGAAAGAGCTGATTCAGGATCTTAAAAAAATCGCGAAGCTTTTCAATATTTAAAGCGCAGAAGAAAAAATTTCCCAGCGTTTAGATTTTAGTTTTTACGAAGGCTTCGACTTTGTCGACAACCTGATTCAGATCCAACTCTGTGGAGTCTAATTCAAAGGCATCAGCTGGGATAGTCATGGGGGCCACTTTACGAGTGGAGTCTTGATGATCGCGTTGTTTTTGAGCTTTCGCCATATCGCCTTGATCAAGACCTAATTCTGTCGCGCGACGAGCGGCTCTGTGAGCGCTTGATGCCGTCAGATAAACTTTCGCTTCTGCTGTGGGGAAAACAACTGTTCCGCAGTCACGACCTTCTGCAACCAAACCAGATTCACCTGCGCTGCAATTGCGTTGAGCATCTAAAAGAGCTTTACGAACTTCAGGATAATGGCTGACTTTGGATGCAAAGTTACCCACGTCTTCGTGAGCGATAGAATCTGTGACATCTTCATTTTGAAAATAAACACGCGTGCGATCCGGCTCCATACTCACGCTCCAAATTGGATTATGAGTCAATTCAGCCAATGCTTTCACGTCATCAAGATCAACATTCAATTGGATAGCGGCAT is a window of Bdellovibrio sp. SKB1291214 DNA encoding:
- a CDS encoding UdgX family uracil-DNA binding protein (This protein belongs to the uracil DNA glycosylase superfamily, members of which act in excision repair of DNA. However, it belongs more specifically to UdgX branch, whose founding member was found to bind uracil in DNA (where it does not belong), without cleaving it, appears to promote DNA repair by a pathway involving RecA, rather than base excision.) gives rise to the protein MADSGKMLKKLKKAAEHCRDCDLYKYATQVVFGNGNPKASLIIVGEQPGNEEDLQGEPFVGPAGGVLRKCLEAAGIDISSVYLTNAVKHFKFKTAGTGKRRIHDKPNTAQIKACHHWLQDEIMTIHPQIILALGVTAGRSVLGRNPTISQERGKDLNEADQGPSIYVSWHPSAILRSPDREKSDQLRKELIQDLKKIAKLFNI
- the cmk gene encoding (d)CMP kinase, whose amino-acid sequence is MGLVVTIDGPAASGKSSVSRELARRLGWKWVSTGAFYRGLAYAAIQLNVDLDDVKALAELTHNPIWSVSMEPDRTRVYFQNEDVTDSIAHEDVGNFASKVSHYPEVRKALLDAQRNCSAGESGLVAEGRDCGTVVFPTAEAKVYLTASSAHRAARRATELGLDQGDMAKAQKQRDHQDSTRKVAPMTIPADAFELDSTELDLNQVVDKVEAFVKTKI